One window of Hypanus sabinus isolate sHypSab1 chromosome 10, sHypSab1.hap1, whole genome shotgun sequence genomic DNA carries:
- the ifngr1l gene encoding interferon gamma receptor 1-like has protein sequence MVTADSGPAGYGLCEQWSSRLWSLWSVSSWLCGDETEEEAAHCIGGKHIVEHHWAVPLGVGGGACGCVGGNLGAEAVALQLGSSRKQRLPPVSQRPGAAQRARQWPNTTRLNHEQAAVTVLQGPASDDVPTMGQQRTDYQGLPPPVNLSLSSYNFKTILTWDYVGQTPATTSFTVEARNYETAQWAVFSPCSSISSHFCDVTEAFSVNLSATSSYYAKVKAVTQLQESQFALTDRFSFKDNATLGAPTVAVAIRGQEVTLRCIYPRVGNVTTKTGLNINNDFKCKICVEQEGHNVLANCSIRRLKLKFNVTQSRVTLCVSARVNSEKWKMKAEWSRKRCFKVYSLNLQEILIALLAVVAFALGLASAAILWKLLKKEAVLPKSLILIVKAIKPHVEKIEEDTVSIVIKYEEVSSGEHDNITEEVTKPSTGPEEPKPHVAELKYAGKVYEYDRPQNLGNVL, from the exons ATGGTCACTGCGGACAGTGGTCCAGCTGGCTATGGTCTCTGTGAACAGTGGTCCAGCCGGCTATGGTCACTATGGTCAGTGTCTAGCTGGCTGTGCGGTGATGAGACCGAAGAGGAGGCTGCGCATTGTATTGGGGGAAAACACATAGTGGAGCATCATTGGGCTGTcccgctgggggtgggggggggggcgtgtggaTGTGTCGGGGGCAACCTCGGTGCCGAAGCCGTGGCTCTCCAGCTGGGCAGCTCCAGGAAGCAGAGACTGCCACCAGTTTCACAGCGGCCCGGGGCAGCGCAGCGCGCCCGGCAGTGGCCCAACACAACACGGCTAAACCACGAGCAAGCGGCGGTGACAGTGCTCCAGGGGCCAGCCAGCGACGATGTCCCCACCATGGGCCAGCAGCGGACAG ATTACCAAGGGCTTCCTCCTCCAGTGAACCTCTCTTTATCATCTTACAACTTTAAGACCATTTTAACATGGGATTATGTAGGCCAAACGCCTGCGACGACAAGCTTTACAGTTGAGGCCAGGAATTATGA AACGGCTCAGTGGGCGGTATTCTCACCTTGCTCAAGTATCTCATCACATTTCTGTGATGTCACCGAAGCCTTCAGTGTGAACCTCAGTGCGACTAGCTCATATTACGCTAAAGTCAAGGCCGTTACACAGTTACAAGAATCACAGTTCGCTTTGACTGACAGATTTTCTTTCAAAGACAATG CCACACTGGGTGCTCCAACAGTTGCTGTGGCGATTCGTGGACAAGAAGTTACTTTAAGATGCATTTATCCCCGTGTTGGAAACGTGACCACAAAGACCGGTTTGAACATCAACAATGACTTTAAGTGTAAAATTTGTGTTGAGCAGGAAGGGCACAATGTATTG GCAAATTGCTCAATCAGAAGATTAAAACTGAAGTTTAATGTAACCCAGTCAAGAGTTACTTTATGTGTGTCTGCTCgagtgaattcagaaaaatgGAAAATGAAAGCAGAATGGTCAAGGAAAAGATGCTTCAAAGTTTATTCCTTAAATCTACAAG AGATATTAATTGCCCTTTTGGCTGTGGTTGCCTTTGCCCTGGGGCTCGCCAGTGCAGCTATTCTCTGGAAACTTTTAAAGAAGGAAGCAGTCTTGCCAAAATCTTTG ATACTAATTGTAAAGGCCATCAAGCCACATGTAGAGAAGATTGAAGAAGACACTGTATCTATTGTGATTAAATATGAGGAAGTGAGTTCTGGTGAGCATGATAACATCACTGAGGAAGTTACTAAACCCAGCACAGGTCCCGAGGAGCCGAAACCACATGTTGCTGAACTGAA